The Impatiens glandulifera chromosome 3, dImpGla2.1, whole genome shotgun sequence genome contains a region encoding:
- the LOC124929352 gene encoding pentatricopeptide repeat-containing protein At1g19720, protein MEGLILPSISRSPPTISLKQDNHSDASLKFIKSKISLNRTLESPYPEREKRILDAYIDSLAKRGRLREAIAALDSVSSRGSKVTPKTFINLIDSCIALNSLDLGLQLHKRLDLLSEDDPFVETKLVSMYAKCGNLGKARKVFDQMRERNLYTWSAVIGAFSRARKWSEVVDLFFLMMEDDILPDEFLFQKILPACGNCGNFEVGKLIHSIVLRCGMHHDIRLNNSILAVYAKCGDVFSVRRFFDKMDEKDVVSWNSLITAYCQNGDVKEARQLMDSMYANCVEPGLVTWNILITSLNRYGNCDQAMELIKEMESFGIIPDIVTWTSMISGLGQNNRESQALDLFGEIFSSGMEPNEITLMSTISAAASVKKLRKGKELHSISVKTGFADDVLVGNALIDMYSKCGKLDYARSIFDLIVDKDAYTWNSMIGGYYQAGYCGKAHELFIKMQESDIVPNIITWNTMITGFLENGDEDQALDIFSRMGKRDTASWNALIAGYLQTGQKDKALKLFKQMQSLNVRPNSVTILSTLPACATLLAVKKVKEIHCCVVRRNLGTDLSVLNSLIDTYAKSGEIDYSRTLFEFSKRKDFITWNAMITGYVLHGYPNSALDVYKQMEKTGLKPNRGTFVSLIAACGLAGYVEEGKQAFFRMTPEYNILPCSEHYVAMIDLFGRSGRIEEAINFIQETDVEPDFSILSALLTAYRINGNIKLATTAAERLLEMEPENPSVRQCVSQAHSLHDITSHDSLILRKPNRLNENLLTHGLSWVEVGNVVHVFAAGDQSRLNSKILHSWVKTMVSEMRMFDYRGLTIEEEEKEVSCGIHSEKIAIAFAMNECRTSNKKVIRVVKDTRMCGDCHGFVKSISRLYGFEIFLKDSKCLHHFSGGCCSCGDYW, encoded by the coding sequence ATGGAAGGGTTAATCCTCCCTTCCATTTCCCGATCACCGCCAACAATTTCTCTTAAACAAGATAACCATTCAGATGCTTCACTCAAATTCATCAAGTCCAAGATTTCCTTGAACAGAACCCTCGAATCACCATACCCAGAAAGGGAAAAGAGAATCTTGGACGCGTATATCGATTCTCTCGCTAAACGTGGACGTCTCAGGGAAGCCATAGCTGCTCTCGACTCTGTTTCATCTCGTGGTTCCAAGGTAACTCCCAAAACCTTCATCAATTTGATAGATTCTTGCATTGCGTTGAATTCACTGGATTTAGGTCTTCAACTCCACAAACGACTAGACTTGCTTAGTGAGGATGACCCTTTTGTTGAGACTAAGTTAGTGAGTATGTACGCTAAATGTGGTAATTTAGGTAAAGCACGTAAGGTGTTTGATCAAATGCGTGAGAGAAATTTGTATACATGGTCTGCTGTAATTGGTGCTTTTTCTAGAGCTCGTAAATGGTCAGAAGTTGTGGACCTTTTCTTTCTAATGATGGAAGATGATATTCTTCCTGATGAATTCCTCTTTCAAAAGATCTTACCTGCCTGTGGGAACTGTGGAAATTTTGAGGTTGGGAAGTTGATTCATTCAATTGTTCTTCGGTGTGGTATGCATCATGACATACGTTTAAACAACTCGATTCTTGCAGTTTACGCGAAATGTGGAGATGTTTTTTCAGTAAGGAGATTCTTTGATAAGATGGATGAGAAGGATGTTGTTTCGTGGAACTCTCTGATAACTGCTTATTGCCAGAATGGGGATGTTAAAGAGGCGCGTCAACTGATGGATTCGATGTACGCTAATTGTGTCGAACCGGGGCTAGTGACATGGAATATATTGATAACAAGCTTGAATCGATATGGAAATTGCGATCAGGCAATGGAATTGATTAAGGAAATGGAGAGTTTTGGGATAATTCCTGATATTGTGACATGGACATCAATGATCTCGGGTTTAGGCCAGAATAATAGAGAAAGCCAGGCTTTGGATTTATTCGGTGAAATATTCTCTTCGGGAATGGAACCGAATGAAATCACACTTATGAGTACAATCTCCGCAGCTGCCTCGGTTAAAAAGTTAAGGAAAGGGAAAGAACTTCATTCGATTTCTGTTAAAACTGGATTTGCAGATGATGTTTTGGTTGGAAATGCACTTATCGATATGTACTCAAAGTGCGGAAAACTCGATTACGCTCGAAGTATCTTCGATTTAATCGTGGATAAAGACGCGTATACATGGAATTCGATGATAGGAGGGTATTATCAAGCAGGGTATTGTGGGAAAGCCCATGAACTGTTTATAAAAATGCAGGAATCCGATATAGTACCGAATATAATCACGTGGAATACGATGATCACTGGTTTTTTAGAAAACGGCGACGAGGATCAAGCATTGGATATCTTCTCGAGAATGGGTAAACGCGATACAGCTTCATGGAACGCTCTTATAGCTGGATATTTACAAACCGGTCAGAAAGATAAAGCCTTGAAGTTGTTTAAACAAATGCAGTCTCTAAACGTTAGACCCAATTCGGTTACAATCTTGAGCACATTACCCGCTTGCGCAACATTGCTCGCGGTTAAAAAGGTTAAGGAGATACATTGTTGTGTCGTTAGAAGAAACCTAGGTACGGATTTGTCTGTTCTGAATTCTCTAATTGATACTTATGCGAAATCGGGAGAGATCGATTACTCGAGgacattatttgaattttcgAAAAGGAAAGATTTCATTACTTGGAACGCGATGATCACGGGTTATGTTCTACACGGTTATCCAAACAGTGCATTAGACGTTTACAAACAGATGGAGAAAACAGGTCTGAAACCTAACCGGGGAACTTTCGTTAGTTTAATCGCTGCTTGTGGTTTAGCTGGTTATGTCGAGGAAGGTAAACAAGCTTTCTTCAGAATGACTcctgaatataatattttaccttGTTCGGAACATTATGTGGCTATGATCGATTTATTCGGTCGTTCGGGTAGGATTGAAGAAGCGATTAACTTTATTCAAGAGACGGACGTAGAGCCCGATTTCTCTATATTGTCGGCCTTACTAACCGCTTATAGAATAAACGGGAATATCAAGTTGGCAACAACTGCAGCAGAAAGGCTACTTGAAATGGAACCAGAAAATCCTTCAGTTAGGCAATGCGTTTCGCAGGCTCATTCATTGCACGATATTACATCACATGATTCATTAATACTAAGAAAGCCTAATAGATTAAATGAGAATCTACTAACTCATGGATTGAGTTGGGTTGAAGTTGGAAACGTGGTGCATGTTTTTGCAGCCGGTGATCAATCTAGACTGAACTCGAAGATATTACATTCTTGGGTTAAAACCATGGTTTCGGAAATGAGGATGTTCGACTATCGTGGGCTTACGATcgaggaagaagagaaggaaGTTAGTTGTGGGATTCATAGTGAGAAGATCGCCATTGCTTTTGCGATGAATGAGTGTCGAACTTCTAATAAGAAGGTTATTCGGGTTGTGAAAGATACGAGAATGTGTGGAGATTGTCATGGATTCGTTAAGTCTATTTCTAGGTTGTAtggttttgaaatatttttgaaagACAGCAAGTGTTTACATCATTTTAGTGGTGGTTGTTGTTCATGTGGGGATTATTGGTAG
- the LOC124932265 gene encoding lon protease 2-like, with amino-acid sequence MALTHHLPTPSSTFFPLKPSLNPNHLTSALKFLPPLHSLPSNCFPRRRRRCRTTDSLRCYSSFSNKHNGSKDIVELPLFPLPLVLFPGAILPLQIFEFRYRMMMHTLLQTDLRFGVIYSDTTTGTTDVGCVGEIVKHERLVDDRFFLICKGQERFRVTKLVRTKPYLVAEVNWLEDRPSGDVEEDVDELANEVEIYMKDVIRLSNRLNGKPEKESQDLRRNLFPTPFSFFVGSTFEGAPREQQSLLELEDTVLRLKREKETLKNTLNYLTAASAVKDVFPSSSSSSSSS; translated from the coding sequence ATGGCGCTCACTCATCATCTTCCCACTCCATCTTCCACCTTTTTCCCACTCAAACCCTCCTTAAACCCTAATCATCTCACCTCCGCCCTCAAATTCCTCCCCCCCTTACACTCTCTACCATCAAATTGCTTCCCCCGCCGTCGTCGTCGTTGCCGGACAACCGATTCTCTCCGCTGTTACTCCTCCTTTTCCAATAAACACAATGGATCGAAGGACATCGTCGAACTACCTCTTTTCCCTCTCCCTCTCGTCCTCTTCCCAGGCGCGATTCTACCTCTTCAAATCTTCGAATTCCGATATCGTATGATGATGCATACCCTTCTCCAAACTGATCTCAGATTCGGCGTGATATACTCCGATACCACCACTGGTACAACCGATGTCGGTTGCGTTGGAGAAATTGTCAAGCATGAGAGACTCGTCGATGATAGATTCTTCCTTATCTGTAAAGGGCAGGAGCGATTTCGTGTTACGAAATTGGTTCGGACGAAACCCTACTTGGTGGCGGAGGTTAACTGGCTTGAAGATAGACCGTCTGGAGATGTGGAAGAAGATGTAGATGAACTTGCGAATGAAGTGGAGATATATATGAAGGATGTGATTAGGTTATCGAATCGATTGAATGGGAAACCTGAAAAGGAATCGCAGGATTTGCGTCGGAATTTGTTTCCGACTCCGTTTTCGTTCTTTGTTGGGAGTACGTTTGAAGGAGCTCCTAGAGAGCAACAATCATTGTTGGAATTGGAAGATACAGTGTTGAgattaaagagagagaaagaaacaTTGAAGAatactttgaattatttgacTGCTGCTTCTGCTGTTAAAGATGTGTttccatcatcatcttcttcatcttcatcatcatga